The following nucleotide sequence is from Saccharomycodes ludwigii strain NBRC 1722 chromosome VII, whole genome shotgun sequence.
GACTACAAGTTTAATGATGGGAAATTTATCTTTGGAAACACTTATAACAGTTCCAATTGGAGTTATGGATGGCAATTCTTTGTGGCTGGTTTTATGCCAGCTCTATGGACAATTGGTGCATATGATTCCTGTGTGCATCAAAGTGAAGAAGCAAAAGATGCTGTCAGAGCTGTCCCTATCGGTATCATTGGTTCTATTTCAGTTTGTGGTCTATTAGGCTTTTTGTTGATGATAGAGATTTGTGCCTGTATGGATCCAGACATTGACTCGCTTTTAAATTCCCCTTATGGACAGAGTATGACacaaattatttatgaTGCATTAGGAAAGCGTTGGACTTTAGcatttttaagtttttttattatttgtcaATATTTGATGGGTGCCTCTACAGTGGTTGCTGTATCTAGACAATTTTGGGCTTTTTCCCGTGATGACGGTATTCCTGTCTTTAGTgagtttttcaaaaaagttGATCCTAAAGTCAATGTTCCTGTTAGGGCTGTTTGGGGATCCACAGGGTTGGCCTTAGCCTTGGGTTGTTTGTGTTTTGCCGGGGATGATGCTGCTAATGCTTTGTTTTCGTTATCTGTTGCAGGTATGTATATGGCTTTGATTATTCCAATTACGTTGAGATTGACTTATGGCAGAAAAGATTTTAGACCAGGTCCATTTTATCTAGGTAAAATCCTTAGTCCAATAGTAAATTGGATTTCCGTTGCATACCAAGCATTTGCTATAATGTTAACCATGTTTCCCGCTCAGAATCAAGGTACTGATAAAGATACTATGAATTATACTGTTGTCATTGGACCAGGCTTTTTAGTGATATCCATGGTATATTATTTTGCAGTGCAACGGAAATATTATCAAGGTCCTAAATCAAACTTGAGTGATGAGGAATATACAAAATACGTGGGAGAAGATGTTATCGATGCTATTATATCCTCTAACATCGAATCGAACCAAGATGCAGCTGCCTGAACAGGGAAGACAACTTGCATTTagatatataattttttttttgttttctttagGAGGATAtcgaatttttttatttttttttttagttgaattatatatatatatatatatatatatatcagtTGATATAGCGTAATAACATATACCGGTTTCCATTTTGTtatgttttaatatttaaacttTATATCTGATTGGCATTGTTGCCAGTGAATTATAGCTTGCACCACGTGATGTGGGGTGTGTCTATGCTTGGAAGGCGATGGCCAGGTAAGAAATTGGTTATTACACCCgtacctttttttaaatgagaaaaaaaaaggggggaAAAGCAGGGTAAAACAAGCAGAGTAAAACAAGCAGAGTAAAACAAGGCCGGCAGAAGCGGCAAGGAGTAAATTATAACGGTCATGACtccttttttcattttttgcCACATTTCAAAATGATGTTTgataaagaataaaaatatctttgaattgtatataaaagtataattcaatatttaatatataaagaaagaTCAACTTCAAGCTATAACTGTTACCAacttattttatatatctttcctgtctattttgttttatttttattttattatttttatttttatttattttttttttttttttttttttttcccccttttttttatttttatttttgtcacAAATACATAATATTCCTTTTCACTCATGCTGACATCGTCGTctcataataacaataataatagttacACCACTAATAACAGAGCAGCCGAGAAGGACTCCAACCAAATGCACCAACGTtcagagaaaaagaatatgaGGGAATCCATTGGAAACCATTCCGTCTTTGATCCACACTTGtccattttaaatttgcttcaaaaaactaataatcaagaagaggaaaaaataaaagagcCGAAAAAAGGTTTTAAAGAGGGCCATTTCCAAAATATGACGGATAGTATCCCAGAAGAGAATGTTAAATCTCTAAATTTAGCAGAATCCTGGCAGAGCATAGCATCTGACATGTATTTCTCTTTCCAAAAAACATATGATATTGACATGCAAAAAACCTTTTTGGAATTACATAATAAATCCTTTAATGTATCCCGTCCCGCCAATAACGTTCCTACTTCTCCAATCCCTGGAAtcctttcttcttcttcttcatctgATGATGAACAATCCTCAGAAGACGACGATCACTTTAAAAGCAATAAAGATATAGAGgcaaggaaaaaaagggcGTATTCCTCCAAAAATGATGAGTGTAGTTCTACTGTTTCCTCTTTATCATCTTCGTCCTTTATTATGCCAACAATTAACATTGACACTGGTGGCAATGCCAGcgctaaaaaaaaaattgttatttcCATCTGTGGTAAAAGTAgacaaaaattttatgaTAGCGTTCCTACAtcctacaaaaaaattgtgcAAGTAGTAGATAACCCAAATAACGTTAGTGATCCTATTGTAGCTTTCACATTTACTGATTTCAAAAAAGATATGGTTCTTCTACAAGAACTTTGTTCTAATTTTGataccatttttttaattcccCTAGTTGAAACAAAGGAAAAGGctaaaacaacaattaaccatttagaaaatttagtgaaatctaaaaaagtgaaaattCTTCATGTACCAGTTACCATGAGCAACTCTCACGAGGTTTTCAAATTACTTAAATTCTTAAACAAGGTTAAATACGAATTAATGAGTAAAATCAAGGgcaaaaaacaattttttgatttgaaACAAGATGCATCTGAtgacaaaaaaatggatgTCAGCCTTgacaagaaaaagttaaaaattaaGGGTTCCcttaagaaaaaagtttcaaaaaaggaaaaaaaatataaaaagagtaagtatgttaaaaaaaaatggatattTTTAGTTCTCTCATTGGCCCTTGGAATTGGATTTGGATTTTACATATTTGACACTTCTTACACTTTTAATATGTTTAAGGTTTCGTCTTACCCTTGCGTTCTTTCCACTTTTGGTATAAAGAACCCACCCTTTATTAATCATGCTAATTTACAATCCGTGGAAATGGAAGAAGTTCAAAGCTTACAAAATGTGGAAAAAGTGAATTCAACACCTTATTCTGTTATAGTGTTTCAATACACTGAAACTGTTGTTGAATATTGCATAGTGGCTATTCGACATTTGTTTAACTCCgggaaacatttttttacaattacAATACCGCagatatttaataatatcggAAGTCCTTCGGATCCTATTGATTTTTCAAATGCAGTTACAAAATATGCTTTGCTTGATATGACGATTTGAGGAGTTATTTGTTAACTAGGTAGTTTCCATGAaacttttatctttttaatttattatatataattggTACACCATAGTTTATAAGATTTCATTAGGTACATAAGTGAATTATTTTGTCtgtcactttttttttttttatttttatttcaaatcCAATAATACATTACGAATATTCATATAAGtgtctatttttttttttatatttatttatttattatttgaattgTATATTATATGAGTTTTTAGCTaactataaaataaaaaataaatatactttttaGAATCAACGTCATTTGGAAGCATATCCTACAAAGATGTTTTAGtgatattttgaataattttcaattttaaacttttcttttttatattgtgACATCCGACTATTTATTCCGAAATCCGAAACGTTGCTTTCatggaaaaaaggaaagtaGGGCAAGGCGCGGCGAGGCGCGGCAAGGCAGGACAACGAAGGACAACGAAGGACAACGAAGGACAACGAAGAACAACGAAGGACAACGAAGGACAAAACAGCAAGAATGGAAAATCtgtgttgtttttttagtggaatttttatttcttttttttttgaatttttttacgAGTAACGTgcgttttttgtttctaaatAAAGCTCATAACAACATAACTTACTTCCAAATCAGtaacatcaaaaaaaaatgtacaAGTAGTCTAATATTTTACtagaaaatagaaatatcaGCAAAGGACGTGAAAAGTATTGTATAATAAACTGGAAATATAATAactataaacaaaataattcattAGCATGTTAAATTATactgataaaataaatattagaaaaatttttaaactaCCATTCCATGTAGGGATCAGACAACAGTTAATGATGCTAGTTTTGATGGTAGCGTTATGTTCTTTGATCATATTGTCTGTTATCACAGGTATATATTTCACTGCAAATTATAAATCACTACGGGCCGATAGATTATATGTTGCAGCCCAACTAAAATCATCTCAGATCGatcaaaatttaaattatttatattaccAATGTTATTGGTTGAGCGAGAGAGCGGAAATAGAAAATGCCTTGATAAGTTATAGAGCAGGCAACACTTCATCCTCCAACTGGGAGGAATCATTAGtaattttggaaaagttTTTGGGATCTTCGGATTTGTTTACTAATGTACAGTTGTACGATTCGAACTATCAAGGTGTTTTGAACATCACAAACAATGGAAGTGGGAACTTGATACCCTCTCATGTTTTAACTGAACTATTTCCCCTATCAGATGATATAGCAGTGCCGTCTTCTCTAATAAGTGCAGGTATTCTTACAGATCCTGTTTTAAACGGGAGTAATTATTTGATGTCCATGTCCTTGCCCGTTTTTGCTAGTGTTTCAGTTTTAATACCGACATCCCAGATATTTGGCTATATAACAATTGCTATGTCTGCAGATGGGTTGAAGAGCGTATTTAATGACACAACAGCTTTGGGGAAATCTGATGTATCAATTATTTCTGCCTTGTACACAAATGGCACACTTACAAACTATCACTATATTTTCCCGCCAAGCGGATATTCGAGTAGCATTATTAACCTGAGTTTTCCCATCCCCAATGGTTCCTTTATTCAAACCGCATTCACATCATCCAATGGTGGCTCATTGAAAAAGACACATTTATTTGCAGGGCAGTCGGTAGCTGCTGGCTACTCAAAAtgttcttttaaattagTCAACTGGGCAGCAATCATAACACAACCAGAAgacatttttctttcaccttcaataaaattaacaaaaattataattggTGTAGTTATAGGTATAGCAGTAGTAATGTGTCTTATTAGTTTCCCATTAGCAGTTTGGGCAGCGAAACCAATTATTAGACTTCAGCAGGCCACAGAGATAATTGCAGCTGGTAGAGGTTTAAAATCGTATCATGGACACACCCCTTCTTTGAGCAATGACGGAAGTAACTCAAGCAGTAATCACAAAAGGAATAGTTTTGGTGGCTCTTTAGGGTCATTGGCACATGGTAAATTGACTACTGAAAAGCTACATTTAGATacatttaataatgatatccCTGATGGAGGCAGTGTAAATTATTCTTTGAACTCCATGAAAACGCACAGTCCAAGTTTATCGAGGAAAAGAAGTGGTTCAATACAAAACAGATCTCAACTGCTTATCAATGCACGAGTTCCAGTCTACAGGAGACTATTTTCAGATGAACTTTCAGAATTGACGGATACTTTTAATACCATGACCGATGAATTAGATAGACATTATGCTTTGCTTGAAGATAGGGTACGAGCAAGGACAAAACAATTAGAGCACGCAAAGATCGAGGCTGAGTCTGCAAACGAGGCCAAAACTGTTTTTATTGCAAATATCTCTCACGAATTGAGAACGCCTTTGAACGGTATCCTAGGTATGACAGCTATTGCAATGGCCGAAAAGGATATGGATAAAGTGCAGAATAGTTTAAAGCTAATTTTCCGGTCCGGCGAATTGTTGTTACACATTCTTACTGaattattaacattttcGAAAAACGTTTTAAAAAGAACTAAATTGGAGGAGAGAGACTTTTTGTTAGAAGACGTTGCATTACAAATTAAATCCATTTTTGGCAAGTTGGCAAAAGATCAACATGTCAAATTGtccatattaataataccaaacAGAGTCAGAATCATGGAGCTTTGGGGCGATTCAAACAGAATTATCCAAATAGTAATGAATTTGGTGTCTAATGCTTTGAAATTTACTCCGATAGACGGGAAAGTTGATGTCAGATTTAAGTTACTGGGTGAGTATGATGAAGTAAAAAGTAAGCAAGAAAATTACAAGGAAGTTTACATAAAATCTGGCACAGAACTTAATACCACTGgtaattttcaaatacaTTTAGAAGAGTTAGgtactaaaaataatattggaaCAGAAATAAATGATACTTCATCGTTGTTTTCATCTTCAAGTAGCTCATATGATGATATGATATTCACATCCCAATTCAAGAAACCAGTATCTTCCAGAGTTGATGATGCTAAGAgtaatgaaattaaatttgatGAAAAGGACCAACGGACTTGGGTGATAGCAGTAGAAGTTGAAGATACTGGACCAGGTATAGCGGAATCTTTACAAGAGTCGGTTTTTAAACCCTTTGTTCAGGGAGACCAAACACTTTCCAGACAGTACGGTGGTACCGGTTTGGGGTTATCAATTTGCAGGCAGTTAGCATCAATGATGAAAGGTACAATGAAATTAGACTCTAAAGTGGATCATGGAAGCAAATTTACCTTTACACTTCCTCTAAGACAAACTGGTGAAGTAATCTTGGATGAAGATCATGCAAAGTTTGAGGATGAGTTTAATCCTTGCAGCAAGTTTAATAGAAAGgttaaattcaaaatggccaataaaatcatcaccaatgaaaaaataccaaacaAAAGTACTGAAAGGTTTATGGAAAATGAAACTGACGGTGAAAGTGTGTTTAAACGCAAGAATAGCAATAGTACGGATAAAACGCATCTTGCCAATATCAGCAGCACTAGCGCTGTTAGTTTTCGAAACCAAGATTCAGAGTCCACAGATGATTATTCGTTCGAC
It contains:
- a CDS encoding uncharacterized protein (similar to Saccharomyces cerevisiae YDL210W | UGA4 | Utilization of GAba) → MDSSIRKQTSSQTTTTDKAAGNVLVSRVSDIRTVKSAHGDPIMFVDASAAVSDQQVLAEIGYKEELNREYSTLQIFGIAFSIMGLLPSIASTLDGGLTSGTVGCVWGWLLSSILILTIGIALAEISSSLPTAGAVYVSCYMWAPKNCRKSLSYVVGFLDTLSLSASVCSIVYGLAEQILSAVTVSNPDFEVTNPRTYGVFAACVLSMALISSLASSFTAKLQTTSIICNCGLILLFFIAVPVGVKRSATLDYKFNDGKFIFGNTYNSSNWSYGWQFFVAGFMPALWTIGAYDSCVHQSEEAKDAVRAVPIGIIGSISVCGLLGFLLMIEICACMDPDIDSLLNSPYGQSMTQIIYDALGKRWTLAFLSFFIICQYLMGASTVVAVSRQFWAFSRDDGIPVFSEFFKKVDPKVNVPVRAVWGSTGLALALGCLCFAGDDAANALFSLSVAGMYMALIIPITLRLTYGRKDFRPGPFYLGKILSPIVNWISVAYQAFAIMLTMFPAQNQGTDKDTMNYTVVIGPGFLVISMVYYFAVQRKYYQGPKSNLSDEEYTKYVGEDVIDAIISSNIESNQDAAA
- the SLN1 gene encoding histidine kinase (similar to Saccharomyces cerevisiae YIL147C | SLN1 | Synthetic Lethal of N-end rule) — encoded protein: MLNYTDKINIRKIFKLPFHVGIRQQLMMLVLMVALCSLIILSVITGIYFTANYKSLRADRLYVAAQLKSSQIDQNLNYLYYQCYWLSERAEIENALISYRAGNTSSSNWEESLVILEKFLGSSDLFTNVQLYDSNYQGVLNITNNGSGNLIPSHVLTELFPLSDDIAVPSSLISAGILTDPVLNGSNYLMSMSLPVFASVSVLIPTSQIFGYITIAMSADGLKSVFNDTTALGKSDVSIISALYTNGTLTNYHYIFPPSGYSSSIINLSFPIPNGSFIQTAFTSSNGGSLKKTHLFAGQSVAAGYSKCSFKLVNWAAIITQPEDIFLSPSIKLTKIIIGVVIGIAVVMCLISFPLAVWAAKPIIRLQQATEIIAAGRGLKSYHGHTPSLSNDGSNSSSNHKRNSFGGSLGSLAHGKLTTEKLHLDTFNNDIPDGGSVNYSLNSMKTHSPSLSRKRSGSIQNRSQLLINARVPVYRRLFSDELSELTDTFNTMTDELDRHYALLEDRVRARTKQLEHAKIEAESANEAKTVFIANISHELRTPLNGILGMTAIAMAEKDMDKVQNSLKLIFRSGELLLHILTELLTFSKNVLKRTKLEERDFLLEDVALQIKSIFGKLAKDQHVKLSILIIPNRVRIMELWGDSNRIIQIVMNLVSNALKFTPIDGKVDVRFKLLGEYDEVKSKQENYKEVYIKSGTELNTTGNFQIHLEELGTKNNIGTEINDTSSLFSSSSSSYDDMIFTSQFKKPVSSRVDDAKSNEIKFDEKDQRTWVIAVEVEDTGPGIAESLQESVFKPFVQGDQTLSRQYGGTGLGLSICRQLASMMKGTMKLDSKVDHGSKFTFTLPLRQTGEVILDEDHAKFEDEFNPCSKFNRKVKFKMANKIITNEKIPNKSTERFMENETDGESVFKRKNSNSTDKTHLANISSTSAVSFRNQDSESTDDYSFDVNSKISNKNNKTVGTIRVDRPFLQSTGTATSSRNVLIPNTAGSRMSDRNEEHKKETKGDVSREASTKILVAEDNNVNQEVIKRMLKLEGYTNIDLACDGREAFEKVKEILDLAKHYDIIFMDVQMPKVDGLVSTKMIRNDLHYNYPIVALTAFADDSNIKECLDSGMDGFLSKPIQRAKLQRVLREFLTENKPE
- the ATG32 gene encoding mitophagy protein ATG32 (similar to Saccharomyces cerevisiae YIL146C | ATG32 | AuTophaGy related), whose product is MLTSSSHNNNNNSYTTNNRAAEKDSNQMHQRSEKKNMRESIGNHSVFDPHLSILNLLQKTNNQEEEKIKEPKKGFKEGHFQNMTDSIPEENVKSLNLAESWQSIASDMYFSFQKTYDIDMQKTFLELHNKSFNVSRPANNVPTSPIPGILSSSSSSDDEQSSEDDDHFKSNKDIEARKKRAYSSKNDECSSTVSSLSSSSFIMPTINIDTGGNASAKKKIVISICGKSRQKFYDSVPTSYKKIVQVVDNPNNVSDPIVAFTFTDFKKDMVLLQELCSNFDTIFLIPLVETKEKAKTTINHLENLVKSKKVKILHVPVTMSNSHEVFKLLKFLNKVKYELMSKIKGKKQFFDLKQDASDDKKMDVSLDKKKLKIKGSLKKKVSKKEKKYKKSKYVKKKWIFLVLSLALGIGFGFYIFDTSYTFNMFKVSSYPCVLSTFGIKNPPFINHANLQSVEMEEVQSLQNVEKVNSTPYSVIVFQYTETVVEYCIVAIRHLFNSGKHFFTITIPQIFNNIGSPSDPIDFSNAVTKYALLDMTI